TGGGTTCCGAGACGGACGATAGGCGATCGCTTACCTGCGGCTATGTCATCCTTAACTTGGTGAAAGTGGGAGCAGAACAAAACTAAGGTTGTGGCAATCCCGACAATGACTGAGGCTGCTAAACTTGTCATTGACCAAGTTTGGGTTTGGCTGTAGTATGCTGCCTCCACTGCTAAGGGGCCAAAGGCAAAAAAGCAAAGAATCTCGCCTAAACCCTGATATCCTAAGCGAAAAGGAGGCCCTTGGTACATATAGCCCAAACCACAGCATAGTAGGATGATGCCAATCACAGTTAGGTCTTGTTGCCAAAATGCGATCGCTAGTATGCCCAGCAACCCCAAACCTAAACACAAATTTCCTATCCAAAATATTAATGGCTTATTGCCTGTTAAGTTCACCAGAGAATGGTGCTTATTTTGATCGATACCTGTTTCAGAATCAAACACATCATTACTGATATTTTCCCAGGCAAGAATTAAGATTGCCGCAGCTACAAAAGTAGAAAATACTACAGCATTGAAAATTTTAGTTTCGGCATAAGCTACTGCTGTTCCTACCCAAATGGGCATAATGGCAACGCTATACATTGGCGGTTTAATCGCTGCCATCCATAACTTAGTGTTGGGATATAAAATTTGCTTGGTAGTCATCAGTCGTGATTAATTAAATTGCCGGAATATTACTCACACTTTAGATTTTATGATTTAAAGAGACGCTAGATATGGGCGATATACAAATAACTGTCACTTTTATGATGGCTTGTTAACCTTGTGTTGTTAACACTCACACTTACGTTGCAGTCTCAGTCCAAAACTGTCTTATCATGGTCTGGGAACACCACAAATAAGCCAAACCCTACCCTGGTGAAATAGCAACTTAATATGTTACCTGTAAAAATACGACCACGATTAATTACACTTTAGGAAGTTAACTTAAAAAAATTTACTATCGTTAGATCCATGACAGTTTCACCATGTCGTAGTAACTTGTTTGTAAAGCACAAAGATTTATATCAATTTCTGGTAGCGGTGCAAGAAAAGTGCGTCAAAAATAATTGCAGACAAATTGTCAGTGTCTCCCAAGAAATTGATTTAGTTGATCCTTTACTTGTATTAGATAAACTTACACAAGCAAATGAAATAAATTTTTACTTTGAGGACAGAGGTAAAGGAGAAGCGATCGCAGCAATTGATGCTGTAGCAAAATTACAGATTGATGGCTCAGACCGTTTTAATCAAGCAGAGTATTTTATCAAATCTTGTCTAAAAAATATAATTAATTTTGGTAACGCAAACCAACCTTTTTCTAGGCCTCACTTTTTTTGTTATTTCAGTTTTTTCGATAAAAATGCCCAAGTAGATTATCCATTTCCATCTGCTACCATTTTTCTTCCACGTTGGCAAGTAGCTGTAAAAAATCAGCGTTGCATATTAGTAACAAATATAATTATCAATCCAAATGTAAATATTGAAAGATGGTTGGAGAAAATCCAAAATAAAATTGAATTTATCCAAACTTTAGAAAATCACTCTGCTAATATTGATTATTTTCCTACAAACTTATATAAAAAATCTGTCACCAACTCTGCTCAATTTAAACGTTCAGTAGTATCTGTTTTGGAAAAAATTCAGTCAACTCATTTAAGTAAGATTGTCCTAGCAGATATATTAGATGTAAAATCAAGTAACCACTTTAACTTAGTTAAATCATTAAATAATCTTAGACAAAATCATCCTAATTGTTATATCTTCTCTACAAGTAATGGCAAAGGACAAAATTTTATTGGTGCAAGTCCAGAAAGATTAATTAGTATTAATAATAAACAGTTAATCACTGATGCTTTAGCTGGTTCTGCGCCACGAGGTAAAACCCCTGCTGAAGATGCAGCTAATGCCAATCGCTTACTAAATAGTGAAAAAGAAAAGCACGAACATTCCCTAGTACTTGATTTCATTACACAACGACTATGCCAGTTAGGTTTATTACCGCAAATATTAGCACCACGACTGCGACAATTATCGAATATCCAGCATTTATGGACACCAATCAGTGCTATGGTTCCCGCTGACATACACCCATTAAAGATTGTCGGACAATTGCATCCTACCCCAGCCGTTGCAGGTGCAGCCCAAGATGTAGCTTGTGCCGAAATTCGTCGTTACGAAAGCTTCGAGAGAGGTTTATATGCTGCACCTTTAGGTTGGATAGATTCTCAGGGTAACTGTGAGTTTATTGTGGGAATTCGTTCAGCATTAATTGATGGCGATCGCGCGAGATTGTATGCTGGTGCTGGTATCGTGGCTGGCTCTGATCCTGACAAGGAGTTTGCAGAGGTGCAGCTTAAACTTCAGGCGTTACTGAAAGCATTAGTTTAAAATTAATTCTTTAGTAGTTGACCTAGAAAATGCTATTAGCAACAACGTACTAGACAGCAACTTATTGGATAATATGAAAATATTGTGGTTTTTACGAAACCCCTATCAACTATAAATTCTAAGGAAATAAGTAATATGTTAGATATAAAGCTTTCTAAAAGTAGCGAAGAAGAACTTTTCCCGCCTCAAGAGTTTTTTAACGAGCAGTGGAAACTTTACCAAAAAATACTCGATAACAATTACATGGGACACCGTGAAATTTACTCTACACTGCGCGAGTTGCTGCTTGGACACTTCCAACAACCCTTTAAGATGCTTGATTTGGGATGCGGCGATGCTAGCTTTACTTCCCAAGCTTTGTTAAATAGCACGATTACTTCCTACCAAGGCATAGACTTATCTATACCTGCACTAGAGATTGCTAAGAATAATATGGCAAAGATTCAATGCCACACAACCTTTACCCAAGGAAATATTTCCCAATTTGTTCCTGAATTGATGTCAAGTCAGCAAAATAGCTTCGATGTCATTTTAAGCTCTTTTGTTCTCCATCATTTAAGCCTTGAAGAAAAGGACTCGATTATTGGTCAGCTTAAGCATCTTCTCACCTCTAAAGGTGTTTTTATTCTCATTGATGTTGTCCGGAAAGAAGGAGAAGATCGAGAAACCTACCTTAAATGCTATTTAGATAATGTACAAAAGGACTGGTCTTTAATTACTCCCCAAGAGTATTTAATGTTAGCAAATCATATTTCTTCAAGTGATTTTCCTGAAACTCAGAAAACTCTTGATGAGATTTCACAAACATACAATTTTACTCGCTTCGATTGCCTGTATAACAATCCACTCGATGCCACACAATTGTTGTGCTTTTACCGATAAGCATAAAAGATTGGTGGAATTATTTGTATAGATAGCCTCTCTCTTTGTAGAAAAGAGGCTTTAAATCGTACTTGAAACTCGTCAAATACAATTTAAAATGATTTGTTTTTGCACAATTGCAGAGTTAGAAAT
This portion of the Nostoc sp. GT001 genome encodes:
- the menA gene encoding 2-carboxy-1,4-naphthoquinone phytyltransferase, with product MTTKQILYPNTKLWMAAIKPPMYSVAIMPIWVGTAVAYAETKIFNAVVFSTFVAAAILILAWENISNDVFDSETGIDQNKHHSLVNLTGNKPLIFWIGNLCLGLGLLGILAIAFWQQDLTVIGIILLCCGLGYMYQGPPFRLGYQGLGEILCFFAFGPLAVEAAYYSQTQTWSMTSLAASVIVGIATTLVLFCSHFHQVKDDIAAGKRSPIVRLGTQKGAQVLVWFTASIYPLTLLFVLLGISPAWTLLSWVSLPFAVKLCRHVQENHNHPDKVSNCKFIAVAVHFWACSLFGLGFIL
- a CDS encoding isochorismate synthase MenF, which translates into the protein MTVSPCRSNLFVKHKDLYQFLVAVQEKCVKNNCRQIVSVSQEIDLVDPLLVLDKLTQANEINFYFEDRGKGEAIAAIDAVAKLQIDGSDRFNQAEYFIKSCLKNIINFGNANQPFSRPHFFCYFSFFDKNAQVDYPFPSATIFLPRWQVAVKNQRCILVTNIIINPNVNIERWLEKIQNKIEFIQTLENHSANIDYFPTNLYKKSVTNSAQFKRSVVSVLEKIQSTHLSKIVLADILDVKSSNHFNLVKSLNNLRQNHPNCYIFSTSNGKGQNFIGASPERLISINNKQLITDALAGSAPRGKTPAEDAANANRLLNSEKEKHEHSLVLDFITQRLCQLGLLPQILAPRLRQLSNIQHLWTPISAMVPADIHPLKIVGQLHPTPAVAGAAQDVACAEIRRYESFERGLYAAPLGWIDSQGNCEFIVGIRSALIDGDRARLYAGAGIVAGSDPDKEFAEVQLKLQALLKALV
- a CDS encoding class I SAM-dependent methyltransferase; translation: MLDIKLSKSSEEELFPPQEFFNEQWKLYQKILDNNYMGHREIYSTLRELLLGHFQQPFKMLDLGCGDASFTSQALLNSTITSYQGIDLSIPALEIAKNNMAKIQCHTTFTQGNISQFVPELMSSQQNSFDVILSSFVLHHLSLEEKDSIIGQLKHLLTSKGVFILIDVVRKEGEDRETYLKCYLDNVQKDWSLITPQEYLMLANHISSSDFPETQKTLDEISQTYNFTRFDCLYNNPLDATQLLCFYR